Below is a window of Pseudomonas sp. B21-040 DNA.
TTGTAGGTCGCCGGATTAATCGTGATCGGAATCTGGGTCGTACTGGTGGCGGAACCACCCTGGCTCTCGGTCGAGACGGCCGTAAATGTCAGCGTGTTGGTGCCGGTGGCATACGGTGCCGGGGTGTAGCTCAACTTGCTCATATCCCAACCGCTGAGGTTGTCGATGGCACCGTTAGCGGTTGTGCTGGTGAAGGTGTGCGTGCCGTCGGTCAGCGTCGCGCCAGCCGGGATGCCGCCGATCTTGGTGATGGTCTGGATTTCAGAGCCATCTTTGTCTGCCGACGTTACAGTCAAGCCCAGCGCAATGCTGCCATTCTCGGCCACTTGGGTGGTGGTGGCGGACACGGTCGGTGTATCCGCGACCGGGGTCACACTAATGTCCAGCGTGGTGCTTGAGCCGGTGTTGGTGGTGTAGGTCACCGTCGGCACCTTGCCGCTCCAATTGTCGGCCGGGGTAAAGCTGTACTCACCGTTGGCACCGATGGTCAGCTTGCCAACGTTCGCGAGGTTGGCAGTCCCCCCTGCGGTGTACTCGGTGCCACCCACCGTGAACTTGGCCACGGTCAGGACGTTATCCACATCGCGGTCATTGGTCAGTACGTTACCGGTGGCGACCTTGTCCTCGAGGACGGTATTGAGGTCGGCAGTCAGCATACTAGGGTCGTCGACCGGCGCGACGTGCACCACCAGTGGCACCGAGGTGCTGGCGGGTGCAGCATCGCCGTCTTTGGCGATGGCCGTTACGGTCAGGTTGATGTCGCCATTGAAGTTCGCCGGCGGTGTCAGTTTAAGCGTGGACAGGTTCCAACCCGTGATGTCCACCGAGGTCTTACCATCGACAGCGCTGAAGGTGTGGCTTCCCGTACCGTCGGTGAGTGTGGAACCTGCAGGCAAGTTGCTCAGTGTGATGGACTTGAGTGTTTCCGAACCATCGACGTCAGTGGTCTTGGCGACGATGGTGGACAACAGGATCGCGTTGTCTTCCAGGCCCGAGTTGAGCATCTGAGTGACGTTGATGTTGTCCAGAACGCCGCCCAGACTGTTGCTGTCCCCGGCGCGGAACTCGAGTTTCTGGGTGCCATCGACAGTGACCGGAATGTCAAAGCTGTAATGCTGCATGCCGGGGGTCGCGGTGTTCAGGGTGCCAATGAGTTGGCTTCCCCAGTACACGTTGATGAGCGAATCAGCCACACCCGCACGCGGTGCATAGTCGAACGATACGTTATAGGTGGTGCCGGCCTTGGCAGCGATCTCGGTGTAGAGATTGCTGGCATCGCCCGCATTACGTTCCAGTTCGATGACCTGGTTATCACCACCCGCACCGTAAACGCTGGCCTTGCCGATTTCGACCATGCCACCGTTGTTGTCTGTGTGCCATGCGCCGTTGCCGAGCTGGCTGACATTGACGTCGCCATAGGTGTTCAGCGCTACTTCCTGGAGGTCAGTCGAGATGACTGTCCCGCCACCGGTCAGCGTCAGGCTCGGGGTATCGGTTACGGGGGCGACTACGATGGTGCCGGTCGCCGAAGACGCAGAAGGCAGGCCACCGTCGTCGGTCGCTTTGTAAGTGAAGCTGGTGGTGCCACTCCAGTCGGCGGTGGGCTTGAAGTAAACCGTTGCGCCGTTGCCGGTGGCGGCGATCACGCTGCTGGTGGTCAACGCAATGGTCCCGGCGGCGTCCGCGTAAAAACTGCCCTTGGCTGTCAAGCTGGTCAGGGTGAAGTGATCGATGTTGCCGTCAATGTCATTGCCGCCGAGCTGCACGGCGATCAAATGATCTTCATCACCTTGGGCGAAAGTGGAATTGACGGTCGGCGCGTCGTTGACCGGCGTGACGGTGATGTTGAGCGTGCTGGTGGAGCCAGTGTTAGTGGCGTAGGTGATGGTCGGCGCGGTGCCGTTCCAGTTTTGCGCAGGGGTGAAGGTGTAGTCGCCGTTGGCGCCGATAGTCACCTTGCCGATCCCGTCAATTGGCGCGCTTTGACCCGCGTTAAAGACACCGGTGACACCTTGTACGGTGAATGTCGCGACACTCAGCGTGTTGTCGACATCGTGGTCATTTTCGAGCACGTTGCCTGTGGCTGCGTGGTCTTCAGTGACCGTGCTGGTGTCCTGGATCAGGACGCTCGGGTCATCGACCGGGGCCACGTGTATCACCAGTGGCACCGAGGTGCTGGCTGGAGCGGCAGTGCCGTCCTGGGCGGTGGCCGTTACGGTCAGGTTGATGTCGCCATTGAAGTTCGTCGGCGGTGTCAGTTTGAGCGTGGCCAGGTTCCAGCCGGTGACATTGGCTTCGCCGAAGGTTCCGGTGCCGTTCATGGTGAAGGTGTGGCCCGGCGCGCCATCGGTGAGGACCGAGCCTGCCGGGATGCCGCTGATTTTCACGCTCAGGCTTTCGGAACCGTCGGTGTCGGTCAGTGCTGCCTTGATTGCAGACAGTTGAATGCTGGTGTCTTCGGCACCCGCATTGAACGTGTAACCGTCGTAGTAGCCTTCGCCATTGCTGCCGTGCAGGTCGGAAACCGTCAAGCCGGCGTGGGTAAGGTCGGCAACGCCGGTATACAGCGCAACGCCAGCGCTGCCCAGGTCGATCGCCGGGCTGCCGTTGACCGACAGGTTGACGTCATAGTTGCCCGGGCCGTTCTGGTTGTGATGGTAGATGTCCAGCGTGTAGTAACCACTGGTGCTCGGGGTGAACGAGCCGTTCAGGTTGGCCCCCGCGCCCCACGTTGTGGCTGCGACGTTCTTGCCGCCAATGGTCACTAGCAAGCTGTCATCGCCGGTGCCGCTGAAGGTGTAGGTCTTGCCGGCTTCGAGGTAAATCAGGCCCGACGTTTTCGACGCGGTGCCAGCCGCCACATCGCCACTCGATTGCACGTTGCTGACGGTGCTGCTGGAGTTCGGTGAACCCGCGCCGTCGATGACACTTTTCAGCGTGCTTGTAGCCGCGCCGTTGCCATCGGTGCCCAGGCCCGACAAGCCGGTCCAGACCTCTTTGATCAGGCCCGTGGAGGTGACGGTGTTGCTGTCGACAGTGAGGGTCGGCGTGTCCGACACCGGCGTGATGTCGATTTTCACCGTCGCTTCAGTGCCGTGGTTGAAACCGTCGGTAGGCGTGAATTTGATCTGCGCGTAATCCGCCGCTTTGTTGCCTACACCCGTTCCGCCATAACCGTCGGTGCCCGATTCATTGGCGGCGGGCACAAAGGTCAGTTTGCCCAGCGCGATATCGGCCTGGCTGATGGTCTGGCCCAAGGTGACCTGCACGCCGTTGAACAGCAGGGTGCCACCGCCCGATACCTGGGTGATGGTAATGCCGAGCGGGCTGTCATTATCGACGTCGGTGACGTGAAAGTTGTCCCAGGCCAAGGTGATGGCCGTATCTTCGACACCGGTGACAGCGCCGCCGACTGCCACTGGGGCGTGGTCGTGGTCGGTGATGTTGGTGCTGACATCTTGGTGGGCCGAGTCGATAACCAGGTTTTCAAAGTTACCGCCGCTGACCGAGTCAATGGCGATCTTGAAGTTCTCGGTGCCTTCGGCCAGCTTGTCATGAAGGGTGTTGATATCGAAACCGACGCTGTTGCTGTTGGCCGGAATCTTGACGTTGACCACACCGGTGTAGTCCACGCCATTGGTCGCGGTGCCGCTGTATTTCAGGGTGACTGTCACTTCAGTCTGAGCGGTGTTGCTCAGCGTTAGCGTGTAATGCGCAGCGTGGCCTTCATCCACCGACGTCGTGCCGCTGATACCCACGGTGGTCTGATCACCCTGACCCGAAGGCTCGTCGGTGACGGTGGTGGTCAACTGAGTTTTATCCAGCGTCGGCCCGAACTTCTCGTTGCCACCGGAGACAGTTTCCAGCTTATTGACCAGCGAAGGCTGACCACCGTTGTACACATCGTCGTGGGCGACCACGGTTGCGGAACCGCTGGTGCTGTTGGCCGGAACGGTAATGATGGTGCCGTCAGTCAACTTGAAGGTCAGCGCATCGTGGTTATCGATGGCGATCCCGTCTTTGTTGGCCAGGGTCACGGTGTACGTGATCTGGCCACCTTCGGCCACGGTGGATTTATCCACGGTGAGGGTCGCAACCACTTCGCTGACGGAGGCCGTCGGGTAAACCGTGACCGGGATCGTCGCGGTACTTGGCGCCGAACCGCCGAGGGTCTCGGTGGACGTTGAGGTCACGGTCAGGTTGAACTGGCCGTTGTAGTTCGCCGGCGGGGTCACGGTCAGGGTGCCGAGGTTCCAGCCAGTGACGTTGGCTTCGCCGGAGGTCGCGGTCGCGGTGAAGGTGTGGCCGGCGCCATCGGTGAGGACCGAGCCGGCCGGAATGCCGCTGATCTTCACGCTGAGGGTTTCGGAGCCGTCGGTGTCGGTCAGTGCCGTGTTGATGGCGGACAGGTGAACGCTGGTCCCCTGCGCGCCTTCGTTGAGTTTGTAGCCGTCGTAGTAGCCTTCACCCTTGCTGCCGTGCAGGTCGGAAACCGTCACGCCGGCATGGGTAAGGTCGGCAACACCGGTGTAGAGCGGCACGCCAGCGCTGCTCAGGTCGATCGCCGGACTGCCGTTGACCGACAGGTTGACGTCGTAGTTGCCCGGGCCATTCTGGTTATGGTGGTAGATGTCCAGCGTGTAGTAGCCACTGGCAGACGGTGTGAACGAACCGTTCAGGTTGGCCCCGGCGCCCCATGTAGTGGCCGCGATGTTCTTGCCACCAATGGTCACCAGCAGGCTGTCATCGCCAGTGCCGCTGAAGGTGTAGGTCTTACCGGCTTCGAGATAGATCAGGCCGGAAGTTTTCGACGCCGTGCCTTGGGCCACATCACCGCCGGATTGCACGTTACTGACGGTGCTGCTGGAATTCGGTGTGCCTGCAGCATCGATGACACTTTTCAGCGTGCCCGTAGCCGCGCCGCTGCCATCGGTGCCGAGGCCCGACAGGCCGGTCCAGACCTCTTTGATCAACCCCGTCGAGGCAACGTTGTTGCCGGTGACGTTCAGCGTTGGTGCGTCAGCCACCGGGGTGATGTCGACTTTCAAGGTCGCTTCAGTGCCCTGGTTGAAGCCGTCGGTAGGTTTGAACTGAATCTGCGCGTAGTCCAACGCCTTGTTGCCAACGCTGGTACCGCCATAACCGTCGGCGCCTGATTCATTGGCGGCGGGTACAAAGGTCAGTTTGCCCAGCGCGATATCCGCCTGGCTGATGGTCTGGCCCAAGGTGACCTGCACGCCATTGAACAGCAGGGTGCCACCGCCCGATACCTGAGTGATGGTGATGCCGAGCGGGCTGTCGTTATCGACGTCGGTGACCTTGAAATCGTTCCAGCTCAGGGTGATGGTCGAGTCTTCGAGGCCGGTGACAGCGCCACCGATGGACACTGGCGCGTGGTCGTTGTCGAGGAGGGTGACGCTGGTCTTGTCGGTACTCAGTACCAGGTTTTCGAAGGTGTTGGTGCCCGAAACGCCCGTTAGTTGATTGACCACTGTCACCGGCTGGTTGATGACGTGGTTGTCCTGGGTGGTCACCACGGTGTTGCCGCTGGTTTGGTTGGCCGCCACTTTGACCACGGTGCCGTCAGTCAAAGTAAAGGTCAGGTCACCGTGATTATTGACCGGCAAGCCATCGGCGTTGGTCAGGGTCACGGTGTAAGTGATCTTGCCGCCTTCGGTGACGCTGGCGTTATCCACCGTCAGCTTGGCGACCACGTCGTTGATGCTGTCAGTGATGTTCGTGGTGACCAGGGACTTGTCCGGCACCAGGCTTTCAAACTTGCCGCCGCTGACTTGGTCGATGCTGGCGGTGACTTTGCCGGCATCCAGGTAGACGTCGTTTTTCGGTGCGTCCACGCTGACGTGGCCAGACACCGCATCCTTGAGGATGGTGATGATCGCGCCGTTGCTCAGCTTCACAGTCATGTCGCTGCCAGCGGCATGGGACAAGGTCGCGGTGTAGACGATCTGCCCGCCTTCCTGCACCGAACCGCTGGCGCTGAGGGTCAGGTTGGTGGTGTCGGCGGTGTCAGTGACTTTGGTGACGACGGCCGAGCGGTCGGTGTCGAGTTTTTCGAAATTGCCGCCAGTGCTGTTCGCGATGGCTGCGCGCACGTCCGGTGCGCCGGTGTAGATGTCATTCGGCACGGTGTACGGCACCGAACCGCTGGATTCGCCGGCCTTGATGTTGATCACCAGGCCATTGTTCAGCGTCACGGTCATTGCCGTGTCGGCCGGGTGGCTCAGGGTGGCGGTGTAGATGATCTGGCCACCTTCGCCGACGGTGCTCACGTCTGCGCTGAGCTTCAGCGTCGTGGTGTCGATGGTGTCATTGACGGTGGTGGTGTGCGTGGTCTGGCTGACGTCGAGCTTCTCGAAATTGCCGCCGCTGGTGCTGGCGATGCCGACGGTGATCTTGCTGCCGTCCTTGTAGACGTCATCGCCCGGCGCCGAAACGGTGATGGAACCCGACTTGTCGCCAGCCTTGACCACGACGCTCTCGCCGTTGCTCAACTTGACCGTCATGTCAGTGCCGGCGGCGTTGCTGAGGTTGACGGTATAGGTGATGGTGCCGCCCTCGACCACATAGTTGCTGGCGGTCATGGTCACCTTGGTGGTGTCCACGGTATCGCTGATGGCGGTCGAGGTCGGGGTTTTGTCGGCGACCAGATTCTCGTAGTTGCCACCGGTCACTTTGGTAATGGCGTTGGTCAATGGATCGTGGCCGACCAGCACATCGTTCGGGGCTTTGACGGTGATCGAGGCACTGCTTTCACCGACCGCGATAGTGATTTTTTCACCGTTGGCCAAAGTGACGACCACGGCCTGGCCAGTGACCGGCGCAGTGACGGACGCGGTGTACACGACGTTGCCGCCTTCGGCCGTGTGCGCCGTGGCGGTCAGGGATACGGTGCTGTTGTTGATGGTGTCGGTCACGTCGGTGACGGCTGGTGTCTTGTCGACCACCAGGTTTTCGAAGTTGCCCCCGGTGGTTTTGGTGATGCTGGCGTCGACTTTGCCGGCGTCCTTGTATACATCATCCTTGGGCGCGGCGAAATTCACCGAGCCGGTGGTGGCGCCCTTCGCAATGTTGATCACGGCGCCGTTGCTGAGCGTCACACTCATAGCGGAACCCGCGGCATTCGTCAGGGTCGCGGTGTAGATAATCGAGCCGCCCTCGGCGACCGAACCGGTGGCGCTCAGTGTCAGGCCGGTGGTGTCTTTCGTATCGGCAACGGTGGTGACCGCTGGCGCGTAATTGACCGCGACGTTTTCGAAGTTGCCACCGCTTTGGCCGACAATGATCGCCGCGACTTTGCCGCCATCGACGTACGGCGTGTCAGCCGGTGCAGCGACGATGACCGAACCGCTGGCAGCGCCAGCGGCGATCTGTATGACCGCGCCGTTGCTCAACTTCACGGTCATGGCCGTGTCTGTCGGATTGCTCAGGGTTGCGGTGTAAGTGATCTGGCCACCTTCGCTGACGGTGTGGCTCGCCGACAGCGACAGCGACGTCGTGTTGATGGTGTCAAGGACGATGGTCGTGACGGACCCCTTGCTGACGTCGAGCTTCTCGAAGTTGCCGCCGCTGGCGTCGGTCACCTTCACGGTGAGCAAGGCCGGGTCCCTGTAGACATCGTCGGCAGGCGCCGCGATGGTCACCGAGCCTTTGGTCTGGCCGGCGGCAATGGTGATGGTCTCGCCGTTGCTCAGCTTGATGGTCACCGGGGTTTGCGCGGCATTGGTCAGGGTGGCGGTGTAGGTGATGTGCGAGCCTTCGAGCACCGCTATGTCAGCACTGAGGGTCAGGCGTGTGGTGTTGGTGGTATCAGCCACGTTGGTCACGGCCGGGGCCGGATCCTTGACCAGGTTTTCGAAGTTGCCACCCGCGGCATCCTTGATGGTGACTTCCACTTTGCCAGCGTCTTTATAGACGTCATCTTTCGGCGCATCGACCTTCACGGTGCCGGTGGTTTTACCGGCATCGATGGTGATGGTCGCGCCGTTGCTCAAAGTCACGGTCACTGGCGTGCCGGCAGGGTTGGTCAGGGTCGCGGTGTATACAATCGAGCCACCCTCGTTGACGTTGCCGGTAGCGGTCAGCGATACGGTGGTGGTGTCGATGGTGTCGGTCACGCTGGTGCTGACCGGTGTCTTGTCGGCGACCAGATTTTCGTAATTGCCACCGCTGACGTTGGTGATCGAGTTGGTGACCGGTGCGTGACCATTGACCACATCGTTCGAGACCACGGCATTGACGGTGCCGCTGCTTTTACCAATGTCGATGGTGATGGTCTGACCGTTGGCCAGGGTCACGATCACGGGCGAACCGGTGACCGGAGCACCGACCGATGCGGTGTAAACCACAGTTCCGCCCTCGGCCACGCTGCTGGTGGCGGTCAGGGTGACGGTCGAAGTGTCGAGGGTGTCGGTGACGCTGGTGACCGCGGCCGCCGGGTCTTTGACCAGATTTTCGAAGTTGCCGCCGGTGGCGTCCTTGATGGTCACTTCGACTTTGCCAGCGTCTTTGTAGACATCATCAGCTGGCGCCGGGACGCTCACGCTGCCCGTGGTCGCGCCCGCTGCGATGGTAATGACCGCGCCGTTGTTCAAGGTCACGGTGACTGGCGTGCCGGCCGGGTTGGTCAGGGTCGCGGTGTATAGAATTTGGCCGCCTTCGGCCACTTCGGAGGACGCCGACAGGCTCAGGCCTGTGTCGTCCCTGGAGTCGGTGATGGTGGTCACGGCCGGTGTCGTACTCGACACCAGGTTCTCGAAGTTGCCGCCCGTGGCGCCGGTAATCGTGGTGGTGACGGTGCTGCCATTGTTATAGACGTCGTTGGCGGCGGTAGGCACGTTGACAGTGCCCGTGGTGTTGCCGGCGTCGATGGTGATGGTCGAGCCGTTGGACAGGGTGATGGTCACCGGGGTCTGAGCCGGGTTGGTCAGGGTCGCGGTGTACGTGATCACGCCGCCTTCGGTCACGCTGGCGGCAGCGCTCAGGGTGACGGTGGTGGTGTCGACGGTGTCGGTGACCTGGGTCACGGCTGGCGTTGTCGGCGGGGTGACGATGATGCCGTTGCCGCCTGTGGTGCCGGTAACGGTCACGTCGATCTGGGTCGGGTCGTTATAAACGGTGTCGTTCGGCGCGAATGGCACGTTGACGGTGCCCGTCAATTGGCCGGCCGGGATGACGATCACTGCGCCGTTGGACAAGGTGATGGTCAGGTCGGTCAGCGGCGCCTGGGTCAGGGTCGCGGTGTAAACCAGTACGCCGCCGGCCTCGGTGATGGTCGGCGTGGCGCTCAGGCTCAGGGTCGACTCACGTTGCAGGTTCGGGTTGGTGTCGGCTGTCTGGCCGCCGAAGGTGTCCTGTGCAGCCAAAGCCGCGGTGCCAAAGCCTGCGGTCGGGAAACCAATGGTCGGGTCCACCCGGCCAGCGGTTGCATCCAGCATCACGAAACTGTGGCCCCCACCTGCCGCGCCGCCCGTGCCGGCAGCGGTAGGGCCGGCGGCGGTGGCTTCGAGGTCGGTGGTCGGGTCGGCACCGGCCACGATGGCTTGTTGCAGTTCGTCAACCGACGGTGCGACTTGAGCGGTCGCTTGCGCAAGGTCGGCGCCGGAGTCTGGCTGGCTGCCGCTCCACTGGGTATCGCGGCCCAGGTCCAGGGTCCGGCCATTAGCCAGTTCGAGCGTTACGGCACCCGATGCGCCAGTGTCTATCTGATCGCCAACCAACAGCCGATCGCCTTCAACGAGTACACGACGGACGCCCTCAGGGGACACCGCGAAAACTTGACCAACAATGCTTTTGACGATGGCAACAACACTGCTCATTGAAGACTCTCCGGGTAACGCATTCAGTTGACTTCCATGACCTGCCGGCTCTTTTGCCTGACCGGTCCTGGCGTACATTGAAACAGGGTAGACGCAACTTTGACGCGGCTATTCGTCAATAAACCGTCTATGTTTTTTCGCTATTAACTATATGCCAAACTATTGACCTTGCAGTTGTCATCCTAAACACTCGACCCCGTAATGTCACATTGATATTTGCCTGCGGAGTTGTCCTGCCGAGTGTGATCCAGTTCGAACTTTAAACTTTCCGACATACGGTCGCGCCAGATGCCATCATCCGCCGCGGCCGTGCGTTGTGAGGTGATTCACGACAAGTAATTGCGGGAATTCGAACCGTCCGTCTGCAACTGTTCAAGGCTTTACCCTTCGCTCTAGCCGCCACGTTTGTTGAGGCACAGCCATTGCGCAGACCATGCAACAGGCGCTGGATGTCCATTCGGAAATCCAGGCAGGTGTTAATAGTCGATTAGCCGCGGATTATCAGTTAAAGGCGGTTAAAGGGGGATACCTTCCACGGGTTGACCTGCTGGGCGGTTATGTTCGTGACGACAGTGACAACGTCACTACGCGAGAGGCTTCAAATAATAGTCGTTGGGAGACACTGAACCGTAGCGAGTCGAATTTGCGTTTGTCACAAAAGGTTTTCGACGGCTTTTCGACGTCCAGTGAAGTGGGGCGTCAATAATCCGCGGAGATCAAAAACATTCATTTATTTACTCAATACCGAATCAAGGCGACCATGGGCAAGTTGCTCAAGGGCCAGGGAGTGGTCGCACTGTTGGCCGCCATTGTGCGGAACAACGTGAAGCCGCAGGTTCAGCTCCCCGGGATGAATTGAGTCCTCCCTTTTTACCGTTAGCCAAGAGTGTCGAGCGTGGAATCAGAAGTCAGTCGAGTCGAACTCATCCATGATCCACGCACGCTGCATGACGATCCGTTACTGGATGGCTTGCTAGCCCTCTGCACTCTGCATCAGAAGCCGGCCAGCGCCGCGATGTTGACCACCGGCCTGCCGTTGCCCAAGCAACGCCTGAGCGTCGAATTGCTGCCCCGCGCAGCCGCGCGCGCCGGCCTGCAAGGGCGGGTGTTGCAACGCAAGCTTGAGCAGATCCCGGCGATCGCGATGCCGGCGTTGCTGTTACTCAAGGAGGGTCGCAGCGCCGTTCTCCTCGGCTGGCAGGGTGACGATCAGGCTCGCGTGTTGCTCAGCGAAAGCGATGGTGGCGAAAGTGTTGTCAGCCGCCAATTGCTGGCCGACGACTACACCGGCAAAGTGTTTTTCGCCCAACCCCAGCATAAATTCGACGTCAATCACGGCACGCTGATCCCGCGCGCGCGCTCGTGGTTTCGCGACACCCTCAAGCGCTCGCGCTGGCTGTACGCCGACGCCATCGCCGCGAGTTTCCTGATCAACATCATCGCCATGGCCGCGCCGCTGTTCGTGATGAACGTCTACGACCGCGTTGTACCGAACCAGGCCGAATCGACCCTGTGGGTCTTGGCCATCGGCATCACTGGCGCTTATTTGTTCGACCTGATCCTCAAA
It encodes the following:
- a CDS encoding retention module-containing protein; its protein translation is MSSVVAIVKSIVGQVFAVSPEGVRRVLVEGDRLLVGDQIDTGASGAVTLELANGRTLDLGRDTQWSGSQPDSGADLAQATAQVAPSVDELQQAIVAGADPTTDLEATAAGPTAAGTGGAAGGGHSFVMLDATAGRVDPTIGFPTAGFGTAALAAQDTFGGQTADTNPNLQRESTLSLSATPTITEAGGVLVYTATLTQAPLTDLTITLSNGAVIVIPAGQLTGTVNVPFAPNDTVYNDPTQIDVTVTGTTGGNGIIVTPPTTPAVTQVTDTVDTTTVTLSAAASVTEGGVITYTATLTNPAQTPVTITLSNGSTITIDAGNTTGTVNVPTAANDVYNNGSTVTTTITGATGGNFENLVSSTTPAVTTITDSRDDTGLSLSASSEVAEGGQILYTATLTNPAGTPVTVTLNNGAVITIAAGATTGSVSVPAPADDVYKDAGKVEVTIKDATGGNFENLVKDPAAAVTSVTDTLDTSTVTLTATSSVAEGGTVVYTASVGAPVTGSPVIVTLANGQTITIDIGKSSGTVNAVVSNDVVNGHAPVTNSITNVSGGNYENLVADKTPVSTSVTDTIDTTTVSLTATGNVNEGGSIVYTATLTNPAGTPVTVTLSNGATITIDAGKTTGTVKVDAPKDDVYKDAGKVEVTIKDAAGGNFENLVKDPAPAVTNVADTTNTTRLTLSADIAVLEGSHITYTATLTNAAQTPVTIKLSNGETITIAAGQTKGSVTIAAPADDVYRDPALLTVKVTDASGGNFEKLDVSKGSVTTIVLDTINTTSLSLSASHTVSEGGQITYTATLSNPTDTAMTVKLSNGAVIQIAAGAASGSVIVAAPADTPYVDGGKVAAIIVGQSGGNFENVAVNYAPAVTTVADTKDTTGLTLSATGSVAEGGSIIYTATLTNAAGSAMSVTLSNGAVINIAKGATTGSVNFAAPKDDVYKDAGKVDASITKTTGGNFENLVVDKTPAVTDVTDTINNSTVSLTATAHTAEGGNVVYTASVTAPVTGQAVVVTLANGEKITIAVGESSASITVKAPNDVLVGHDPLTNAITKVTGGNYENLVADKTPTSTAISDTVDTTKVTMTASNYVVEGGTITYTVNLSNAAGTDMTVKLSNGESVVVKAGDKSGSITVSAPGDDVYKDGSKITVGIASTSGGNFEKLDVSQTTHTTTVNDTIDTTTLKLSADVSTVGEGGQIIYTATLSHPADTAMTVTLNNGLVINIKAGESSGSVPYTVPNDIYTGAPDVRAAIANSTGGNFEKLDTDRSAVVTKVTDTADTTNLTLSASGSVQEGGQIVYTATLSHAAGSDMTVKLSNGAIITILKDAVSGHVSVDAPKNDVYLDAGKVTASIDQVSGGKFESLVPDKSLVTTNITDSINDVVAKLTVDNASVTEGGKITYTVTLTNADGLPVNNHGDLTFTLTDGTVVKVAANQTSGNTVVTTQDNHVINQPVTVVNQLTGVSGTNTFENLVLSTDKTSVTLLDNDHAPVSIGGAVTGLEDSTITLSWNDFKVTDVDNDSPLGITITQVSGGGTLLFNGVQVTLGQTISQADIALGKLTFVPAANESGADGYGGTSVGNKALDYAQIQFKPTDGFNQGTEATLKVDITPVADAPTLNVTGNNVASTGLIKEVWTGLSGLGTDGSGAATGTLKSVIDAAGTPNSSSTVSNVQSGGDVAQGTASKTSGLIYLEAGKTYTFSGTGDDSLLVTIGGKNIAATTWGAGANLNGSFTPSASGYYTLDIYHHNQNGPGNYDVNLSVNGSPAIDLSSAGVPLYTGVADLTHAGVTVSDLHGSKGEGYYDGYKLNEGAQGTSVHLSAINTALTDTDGSETLSVKISGIPAGSVLTDGAGHTFTATATSGEANVTGWNLGTLTVTPPANYNGQFNLTVTSTSTETLGGSAPSTATIPVTVYPTASVSEVVATLTVDKSTVAEGGQITYTVTLANKDGIAIDNHDALTFKLTDGTIITVPANSTSGSATVVAHDDVYNGGQPSLVNKLETVSGGNEKFGPTLDKTQLTTTVTDEPSGQGDQTTVGISGTTSVDEGHAAHYTLTLSNTAQTEVTVTLKYSGTATNGVDYTGVVNVKIPANSNSVGFDINTLHDKLAEGTENFKIAIDSVSGGNFENLVIDSAHQDVSTNITDHDHAPVAVGGAVTGVEDTAITLAWDNFHVTDVDNDSPLGITITQVSGGGTLLFNGVQVTLGQTISQADIALGKLTFVPAANESGTDGYGGTGVGNKAADYAQIKFTPTDGFNHGTEATVKIDITPVSDTPTLTVDSNTVTSTGLIKEVWTGLSGLGTDGNGAATSTLKSVIDGAGSPNSSSTVSNVQSSGDVAAGTASKTSGLIYLEAGKTYTFSGTGDDSLLVTIGGKNVAATTWGAGANLNGSFTPSTSGYYTLDIYHHNQNGPGNYDVNLSVNGSPAIDLGSAGVALYTGVADLTHAGLTVSDLHGSNGEGYYDGYTFNAGAEDTSIQLSAIKAALTDTDGSESLSVKISGIPAGSVLTDGAPGHTFTMNGTGTFGEANVTGWNLATLKLTPPTNFNGDINLTVTATAQDGTAAPASTSVPLVIHVAPVDDPSVLIQDTSTVTEDHAATGNVLENDHDVDNTLSVATFTVQGVTGVFNAGQSAPIDGIGKVTIGANGDYTFTPAQNWNGTAPTITYATNTGSTSTLNITVTPVNDAPTVNSTFAQGDEDHLIAVQLGGNDIDGNIDHFTLTSLTAKGSFYADAAGTIALTTSSVIAATGNGATVYFKPTADWSGTTSFTYKATDDGGLPSASSATGTIVVAPVTDTPSLTLTGGGTVISTDLQEVALNTYGDVNVSQLGNGAWHTDNNGGMVEIGKASVYGAGGDNQVIELERNAGDASNLYTEIAAKAGTTYNVSFDYAPRAGVADSLINVYWGSQLIGTLNTATPGMQHYSFDIPVTVDGTQKLEFRAGDSNSLGGVLDNINVTQMLNSGLEDNAILLSTIVAKTTDVDGSETLKSITLSNLPAGSTLTDGTGSHTFSAVDGKTSVDITGWNLSTLKLTPPANFNGDINLTVTAIAKDGDAAPASTSVPLVVHVAPVDDPSMLTADLNTVLEDKVATGNVLTNDRDVDNVLTVAKFTVGGTEYTAGGTANLANVGKLTIGANGEYSFTPADNWSGKVPTVTYTTNTGSSTTLDISVTPVADTPTVSATTTQVAENGSIALGLTVTSADKDGSEIQTITKIGGIPAGATLTDGTHTFTSTTANGAIDNLSGWDMSKLSYTPAPYATGTNTLTFTAVSTESQGGSATSTTQIPITINPATYNAITATSGSDTITGTGGNDIIVADIGGLTVVPGTNYNIAFMVDSSGSMSSSSINAAKDSLTSVFNTLKQSMGGNSGTVNIFLVDFDTQVNRSVSVDLKNPDALTLLKSVLDSMSSGGVTNYEDVFKTTANWFQSAAAVANTGAKNLTYFITDGQPNYYQTGEQPNPTLYGSVKLDDVVKTSNYKPGDTFSTTIDSTHKLTIDSDGFATLYTLVGSKNWKASDVGTIHAQGDGTYELSTLTDSGNTQTLVDNSTSSFALLSNVSNVEAIGLNKGVTLTDLKPYDSDHAPQTNIDPSNLANSIIGHTEATQPGSDTVNGGDGNDILFGDLVSFNGVAGEGYQAMQAFVAQQTGVDVSKVTTSNVHQFITEHYTAFDVSGAHDGSDTLLGGAGNDILFGSGGNDSLDGGKGNDILLGGTGNDSLMGGQGNDILIGGSGGDTFVWKSGDTGNDVIKDFKASEGDRIDLGDLLQGESGSTIDNFLKISTVDGVSSLQVSSGGKFNSGDAAAATPDVTIKLEGNNWSSANINSLIAGSDPTIKIDHNNS